Within the Streptomyces sp. YIM 121038 genome, the region CGAGGAGCCGGTCACCGGAGCCGTCCGACTGATCCCTGTCCCCGTGTCCGCGCCCCCGTCACCTCTGTCCGCGCACGCCGACGGGGCCGAACGCGAGGACCAGCGACAGCTCCGGGAGTGGGCCGAACTGGCCATCGGCACCGGGCACACCCGGGGCCGCGGCCACTCGGGCGACGGAACCGGCCTCAGTTACAGCAGGCTGCCGGACGGCGGCAGCCTGCTGTGCGCCACGGCCCCCGGGGGCGACGTGGCGGCGTACCACCTGACCGAAGCCGACACGCTCGCCCGGTTCGCCGGGGAGTGGCCCATCACCTGGTGGGCGGCGGGGGCGGCCGGGACGGACCACGAACCCGCGCGGGACGCGGCGCCCGCCGCCGTCGGGCACGACGAGCTCGTCGCCTTCGCCCGCGCCCACGAGAGCCGCGTCGCCCCCTTCCTCGCCGACGTACGGCGCCTCTTCGACGACCCGGCCGGCCGGCAGCTCGTCGTCGCCGAGGAGAGACCCGGGGCCGTCGCCCGCTGGATCGCCCTGGCCTGCGCCTCGCTGCCCGCGGCGTACGTGCCGTCGCTGACGTTCACCACCGGCGCCGCCGACCCCGGGCGCGCCCCGCAGCACATCGTCGGCATCGGGCCCGACGCCGACTTCGACCGGGGCGACCCCACCGTCCTCGACCACCTCTACCGCGTCCACGACGGCCTCGGCGGGCCCGGCAGCCCGCCCCGCGCCGACACCTGGGCCACCTGGACGGCCCGCCTCTGGCTCGCCGGGGAGCCGCTGCCCGAGGCGGACGCCGCCGACGGCGACCCCTTCGCGGCGGGCCCGCTCGTCCCGCGCCTGCTGCGCGCCGGGCTCCTCACCGGGCGCGAGCTGACCGGCCTCGACGGCGCCGCGCTGCGGACGGCCGTCGCCACCCTCGTCGCGTCCGTGGCCGACCCCCGCACCGACCACGGCGGCCTGCTCGCCGTCTGCCGCGAGCTGCACGCCCACGACCCCGCCGCCGCGGCCCCCCTCGCGCTCGCCCTCGCCCGGCACCGGCTCGGCGCCGCGCGCCCCGAGGAGCTGCCCGGCGAACTCACCGCCGTCTGCGCCGAGGTGCCGCTCGACGCCGAGGCCGAGCGGGCCCTGCGCGGCGAGTACGGCGGCGACGCCGACAAGGCGCTGCGGCGCGCCCTGCGCGACCCCGTCGACACCTGGGCCGAGCCGCTGCGGATCGCCCTCGCCGTCGGCGCCGACGACGGGCGCGGCATCGGCGAGGCCATCGAGAGGCTCGCCCGCGCGCTGCGCGACCCCACCGGAGCCGAGCGCGCACCGGCCGTGCGGGTCCTCGACGACCTCGGCAGCGAGCCGCTGACCCGCCGCGTCCTGCGCCGCCTCGCCGACACCCCGCACACCCGCCGCCTCGACCTGCTCGTGGAGCTCGCCGACTCCCCGTACGGCGACTGGCTGCGCCGCAGCCTCGACGAGAACGCCCCCCTGCCCCTGCGCCTTGCCGAGGCCGCGTCGCGCTGGCGGGCGGGCGGCGCGGGCCTGCGCGGCATGGAGCTGTTCGCGAAGCTCACCGAGGTCCTCCCGCGCCGCCGGGTCACCGACGCGGACACGCTCAAGCAGATGTGGTGGCTGGTCTGGGGCAGCTCCTGTCCCGCCCCCGCCGAACTGTCGTGGGTGGCGCACACCTGCACGATGCGGCTGCTCGTCGCCGCCGGGTACGGCCTGCGCAT harbors:
- a CDS encoding GTPase-associated protein 1-related protein — its product is MAIRRHSYRLAEEPVTGAVRLIPVPVSAPPSPLSAHADGAEREDQRQLREWAELAIGTGHTRGRGHSGDGTGLSYSRLPDGGSLLCATAPGGDVAAYHLTEADTLARFAGEWPITWWAAGAAGTDHEPARDAAPAAVGHDELVAFARAHESRVAPFLADVRRLFDDPAGRQLVVAEERPGAVARWIALACASLPAAYVPSLTFTTGAADPGRAPQHIVGIGPDADFDRGDPTVLDHLYRVHDGLGGPGSPPRADTWATWTARLWLAGEPLPEADAADGDPFAAGPLVPRLLRAGLLTGRELTGLDGAALRTAVATLVASVADPRTDHGGLLAVCRELHAHDPAAAAPLALALARHRLGAARPEELPGELTAVCAEVPLDAEAERALRGEYGGDADKALRRALRDPVDTWAEPLRIALAVGADDGRGIGEAIERLARALRDPTGAERAPAVRVLDDLGSEPLTRRVLRRLADTPHTRRLDLLVELADSPYGDWLRRSLDENAPLPLRLAEAASRWRAGGAGLRGMELFAKLTEVLPRRRVTDADTLKQMWWLVWGSSCPAPAELSWVAHTCTMRLLVAAGYGLRMTGLLAAPDGVDRELAGFAADLLHETHLPRRDRATAELIVVAQDLADGRKALRQGLRRFEALCVDAGPLGSTVRRGVFRLVALALARADADQLARPPAFEQLVAAGPELLGPYRAFMLDEDRRDRLERELPLRPAEVAAYYYLWRPRERRGISHDWRRVAAELLDEVLGPVAVRLDDRQLSHVADAMLDRQGIDRVREWTAWRNSFRAR